Genomic window (Sulfurimonas sp.):
GCGATATTAGCTCGTAAGGCGTAACTTATGATTTATGATTGGGAAGATAAACCAGAATTAAACATTACACCGCTTGTTGATGTAATGTTAGTTTTACTTGCAATATTAATGGTTATTGCTCCAAATATTATATATGAAGAAAATATTAAACTGCCACAAGGTTCAATGAGCAAACAACTATCAAAAATCTCACCTGTTCATATTTCAATAGATAAAGAGTTAAATGTTAAAATAAATAAAGACAATTATTCACTTCATGAATTTATGGATAATTTTTTTCTTTATTCTAAAAAGTTAGATTTAAAAGCAACTGTGCTTATAAGTGCAGATAAATCGTTGGAATATGGTGTTGTGATGTCAGTCTTAGCTGCGGTTAAACAAGCAGGTTTTTCTGAGGTTTCTCTAGCTACAAATGGCTAATAATAACTCATATTTTTATATTAGTGGTCTTATCTCTATATCGTTATTTTCTTTTTTTTCTTTTATAGTTTTTTTTATGATGGTATCAACATCTAAAGTAAATATATTTGCTTTAAAAAAAGATACTTTCATTACTATCTCGTTAGAACTCCCAGATATTCAAACCAAAGCGGCACAAAGTCTTAGTGAACCAAAAGATGTAAATATTGATGACCTTTTTAATGATGTATGGACCAAAAAAATAAATAAAAAGAAAAAAGTAGAAAAAAAAGTGGATAATAAAAGATTAACTGATATAAGTAAAAAATCTAAAAAGATAAAAGTTACTAATGAAAAAAATATCCAAAAGAGTATAGAAATCACTAAAGACAATGAGTTGAAAAAATCATCTACGGCGGATGAAGTTAACGAATATTTAGCTAAAATTCAAGCCTTAGTTTACCAAAACTTTATTCCTCCTCCTAATTCACAAGGACACAGTGTAAAAGCTGTAATAGAATTAACTTCACTTGGTAAATTGATAGATTTTAGAATATTGGTTTATTCTGAGAATAGTAGCCTAAATGATGAGTGTGATAAAATAAAAGAAAGATTGCGCGTAGTACTTTTTCCTACTAATATACAAAATCAATCTTTTAGAGCAACTATTAATTTAATACCTGAAAATAAGGAAAAATTTTGAAAATATTATTATCTTGGATATTTATCGTTTCTTTGTCCTTTGCAAATGATGCAACAATAGATGTTATAAAAAAAGTAGAATCACTTCCAACGATTGCGGTGGAAGACTCTTCTATTAGCTATGATGATACCTTTAGATTGCGATTTTTTAAGACACTTGTAGCAGATTTAAATGTTATATCGCTATTTAATGTAGATAGGTATCATCGTCAAACACATTACAATAATACTGATGTAGTAGTTGAAAATAAGAATATGGATTTTGTTTTAAGATATAAAATGTCTGAAGATGATGATGGTGCCTTAAATGTAGAGTTAAAGCTTCTTAAAAATAATGAAGTAGTTTTACAAAAAAAATATAGAATTAATAGAAAAAATGTATATGTCTTTATTGCTCATACTATCGCTTATGATATAAATAAATATATGGAAGCTTCTTCTGTTGAATGGATGAAAAGACGAGTTATTTTTTCTAGAGTTATTGGTCCTAAAAAAACTGAGATAGTAATCGCTGATTATACACTTGCTTATCAGCATACAATGGTTAAAGGTGGTTTTAGTATTTTCCCAAAATGGGCAAACAAGGAACAAACTGCATTTTACTATACAGCTCTTGATATGAAAAAACCTACTCTAAAATATGTAGATATAAAAACAGGAAAAAGTAAAGCAATCATTTCATCTGATGGAATGATGATATGTTCAGATGTAAGTAATGATTCAAAAAAATTACTTCTTACAATGGCTCCAAAAGGACAACCTGATATTTATCTATACGACACTCAAAGTTTTAAGACAAAAAGAATAACAAGATATGGCGGAATAGATGTAAATGCTCAATTTGTAAATGATAAAAAAATTGTTTTTATTTCTGGAAGGTTAGGTTATCCAAATGTATTTTCTAAAGTTATAGGAAATAGTAGCGTTGAGCAAATGGTATATTATGGGAAAAGTAATGCGGCTTGTAGTACATACGGTGAATATATAGTTTATAAATCAAGAGAAAGTTCAAATGCTTTTTCAAAAAATACATTTAATTTACACCTCATTTCAACAAAAACAGATTTTATTAGAAGATTGACTGCAACGGGGGTAAATGAATTTCCAAGATTTTCAAAAGATGGAGATGCTATTCTTTTCATAAAAAATTATAAGAATCAAAGTTCTATTGGGATTATAAGATTAAATCATAATAAAAACTATCTTTTTCCATTAAAATATGGAAAACTGCAAGCGATGGATTGGTAAAAGAGTTAAATTTATAATTTAAATTTGCTTTATGCTGATTTATTACTATTATTTTGGTACAATCTATATAACTTAAAAAGAAGGTAAGTAAATATGAAAAGTTTAGTTATATCGAGTATTGCTATTGCGATGTTAGTTTTTAGTGGTTGTTCAGACAAAACACCAGCGGTTGATGAAAAAGCAGAAAAAGTTGTTAAGGCTCAAGAAGTTGATTCTGTAAAGACTGAAACTGTTTCTGTAACAGATGTAGCAGTTGGTGAAAATAGTATGTCAAACTCAGATTCTAATGAGATGATGATGGCAAATTTAGAAAAAGAATTGTTATCAGTATATTTTGATTATGATAAATTCAATGTTCGTGCTGATATGCAAGATAAAGTAACAAATAGTGCTACTTTAGCAAATGGTACTGCTGGTGCTTTTACAGTTAAGTTAGAAGGTAATTGTGATGAGTGGGGTAGTGATGAGTACAACTTTGCACTAGGACTTAAAAGAGCTTCTGCCGTTAAAAAAGCATTAGTTGCTGAGGGTGTAGACGCAGGTCGTATCACAATGGTTAGTTATGGTGAAAGTAATCCTGCTTGTAATGATAAAACAAAAGATTGTTGGGCAAAAAATCGTCGCGTTGACTTCAAACTTCTTCCATAATTTATGAATAAATCTTTTTTAGTTGCCTTTTTGGCAACTATTTCTGCATGCAGTATTCTTAATGCTGAACCATCTGCTTTTGGTGCAGGTGATTTAGATAATTCTAAACCTTATGGCTTAACTTCAAGTGAAAAAGTAATTCTTCAAAATAAAAAAAATCTAAAAAAAGTTGTTGTAAAAAGTAATAATCAAGCCAATAGAGTTGATTCTCTTAGAGAAAGAATAGATGGATTGCAAACTATTATTGAAGGTTTGAGTAAAAAATCTCAGGAAAATAAATTTAATTTAAAGAGTCTAGATAAAAAAAATAGTGATGAATTACTAAATGTAAATGAGTATGAAAAACGATTGAGTGTCGTATCTCAAAAAAATTCTCAAGATATACAAAAACTTCAAGAACTAAGTGATGAGCTCTCTCTCCTATTAAAAGATATAAACAAAAACTATGTATCTAAAGATAAATTTAATATATTGGTAAATGATTTTAATAAATTTAGAGAGTTAGTGGTAAAAGAACTAAAAACAAAATCAACTTCTACAAAGTCTAAATTTGATGGCATGTCCAATGCTAAAATAGCAAAAGAAGCAAGAAAACTTTATGATAAAAAGTACTATACTAAAAGTATGGAGTATTATCTTCATTTAATTGAAAAAAATTATAAACCAGCCCGTGCACATTATATGGTCGGTGAGATGAAGTACTATAGAAAAAATTATAGTGATGCTATTGCATACTTTAAAAAGAGTGCTTCTTCATACTCTAAAGCTTCTTATATGCCTTTACTTATGTTACATACAGCAGTAGCGATGCAAAAAACAGGTGATAATAAAAATGCAATATCTTTTTATAAAGGTATCATTTCTAAATATCCAGATTCTTCTCAGGCTTCAACAGCAAAAAATAAACTTAATAAGATGAAGTAGTTGCATAATATTTCAGTAATATTATGCATCTTTATGATAAAATTTCTAAAAATAATATAAGGCTTATAAAAATGGCAATTGAAGCAAATCAAATAGTATCAATAGAATATGAAGTTCGTGATGGTGAAACAGTGGTAGATAGTAATGTAGGTGGAGCACCATTAGTGTTTATGTTTGGAAAAGGTCAAATAATTCCAGGTTTAGAAAATGGAATAGTTGACATGAATATAGGTGAAAAAGCTGATATTTTAGTTAAACCTGAAGATGCTTATGGTGAGTTAAAACCAGAAGCTAAACAAGAAGTTCCAAAAGATCAGTTTTCTGGAATTGACTTAGAAGTTGGTATGACTCTTTATGGACAAGGTGAAGATGGTGGTACGGTTCAAGTTATCGTAAAAGAAATTGGCGAAGAAAATATTATTATTGATTTTAACCATCCTTTAGCAGGAAAATCATTGATGTTTGCAGTTACTGTAAATAATGTAAGAGAAGCATCTGCCGAAGAAGCTATGACTGGCGTTCCACAAGAGAATAAGCAAGATGACGAATGTTGTGGTACTGGTGGTGGCACTGGTTGTGGATGCAACTAATTTTATAACTGCTTGTGACTCTTCTGCGCAAGCATTTAAAACAGCAACACTTTTAAAAACACTTAGTGTAAATGCTCTTATAGTTGGAGAAATAGGTGTTGGGAAAAAAACTCTAGCACAGTATATTCTTCCAGATGCTCCAGTTATTGAAGCATCTGAGTATAATGAAATACTTACAACTTTACAAAGTGTTAATGAAATTATAATTCTTAACTTAGAAAACTCACCAAATATTAAAAATATTATAAGTGTAATAAATACCAATAAAATAAGAGTTATAGCAACGATAAAAAATTCTTTTGTAAATGAATATCTTGATGATATTTTTAGTGTTAAATTTGATATACCTCCACTTACTCAAAGAAGTGAAGATGTAGATGAGTTAGTAAAAAAATTTGCCCATGAAGCTTCTTTACTTTTCTCAAGTAGTATGAAATTTAATAGTAAAAATTTTACTCCAGATTTATCTCAAAATTCTAAATCGTTAAAAAGACAAGTGATGATTCATTCTTTACTTGGTGATATTAAAGATGTTGAGCTAATGGAGATAATAGAAAACTTTCTTATAAATAAATTAGGTTCACAAAGTGATTATAGAAACTTTTTGTATCTTTATGAAGCACCACTTATTAAAGCTGGTTTAGCAAAGTTTAAATCACAACTTCAACTATCAGATAAATTGGGTTTAAATAGAAATACATTAAGAAAAAAAATAGCAGATAATAAAAAATATTTATAAACAGGAGATAAAATATGAAAAAAATAGCAATGATATTCGCAGGACAAGGTTCTCAAGCAGTAGGAATGGGTAAAGATTTTTATGAAAATTCACAGACTGCTCGTGAAATGTTTGCAAAAGCAGGTGAAAGAATTGGTGTTGATTTTAAAGAATTGATTTTTGAAGAAAATGATAAATTAGGTCAAACAGCATATACTCAACCTGCAATTTTACTTGTTCAAATGGTAGCATATAAACTTTTTAAAGAATCGTGTCCAGATATTAAAGCTGAACTATTTTTAGGTCATTCTCTAGGTGAATTTTCTGCTCTTTGTGCATCTGGAGCTATTGATTATGTAGATGCTATTGAGTTAGTTCATAATCGTGGTAAGTTTATGCAATCGGCTTGTGAAACAATAGAAGCTGGAATGATGGTATTAGTGGGACTTGATGATGAGTCTGTTGAAAAAGTATGTTCAGATGCTCAAAATAATGGGAAGAAAGTTTGGCCTGCTAACTATAATCAAGATGGACAACTCGTTGTTGCTGGTATGAAGTCTGATTTAATATCTTTAGAGCAAATATTTAAAGATGCTGGAGCAAAAAGAGCGATACTTTTAGATATGTCAGTAGCTTCTCATTGTGAACTTTTAGCACCTGCTCAAGAGCCATTGGCTGAGTTGATGTCAAGTATGGTAAATGATAGCTTTGAAGCTCCAATAGTGTCTAATGTTACAACAAATAAATATAATACTAAAGCACAGGCTATTTTATTGTTAAAAGATCAGTTAGTTAAACCTGTAAAATATAAACAGTCAATTTTAGCAATTTGTAATGATGTTGATATGGCAATAGAATTTGGAAATGGTATAACTTTAAAAGGCTTAAATCGTAGAATAGCAAAAGAGTTAAAAACAGTAAATATATCAGATATGGCATCTTTAGCAAAAGTTACAGAGGAAGTTTGCAGTTAAATGAAGGTAACATTAGCTCAGACTTCTCCAAAGCTTAACCGTTCAAATCTTTTGGAAATTATTTCTATAATAAGCGAGTTTAAAAGTGAAAGTGATTTAATTGTATTTCCAGAATTAGCACTTAATGGATACTCGTTACAAGATAAACTTTTTGAAGATGCTTATGAAATTGATGAATTATATGAACTTAAAAAGTTAAGTGTAGAGATTGACATAATTATAGGTGGAGCAATAAGAGATAATAAAGTGTTTAGAAATGCCGCTTTATACTTTTGTAAAGGGGAACTTATTTCTCAGCATAACAAAGTGCATCTGCCAAACTATGGAATGTTTGAAGAAGCTCGTTATTTTAGTCCTGGTAACTTATTTGAAGGTTTTGATAGCGCGCATGGAAAAATATCTATGTTAGTTTGTGAAGATTTATGGCACGCTGGAGTTCATCAACAACTTTTTAACGAAAATCCTGATTATATCATCGCAATTGTAGCTTCTCCTGCTCGTGGATTTGATGATGATGGTTTAGAAATACAAGAGCAATGGTTAGCTTTGCTAAAATCAGCTTCTCTTCATTGTGATGCAAAGGTGATCTTTGTTAATCGTGTAGGTTTTGAAGATGGACTTGGTTTTTGGGGCGGAAGTTGTATTGTAGATAAAAATGCAAAAGTATTACATAAGCTACCTCACTATGAAACAATTATAAAAACATTTGAAATATAAGGAAAAAAAATGAAGATAGCGATTATGGGTGCAATGCCTGAAGAGATAGCACCAATACTTGAAAAACTTGGTTCATATAAAACTACAAAATATGCAGATAATGAATATTATGAAGCAACTTATAATGGCGTAGAAGTTGTTGTTGCTTATTCAAAAATTGGTAAAGTATTTTCAACTTTAACAGCATCTACAATGATACAGCATTTTAATTGTGATAAGTTACTTTTTTCTGGTGTAGCTGGTGCAATTAACTCAGCTCTTAAGATTGGCGATTTGATAGTAGCATCTAAACTTTCACAACATGATTTAGATATTACAGCTTTTGGGCATCCTATGGGATTTGTACCAGGTGGTTGTGTATTTGTTGAAGCAGATAGAGGTCTACTAGAGTTGTCAAAAGAAGTAGCTTCAGAGCTTGGTAAAACAGTTAAAGAAGGTGTCATAGCTACTGGAGATCAGTTCGTACATGATTCTGTAGTAAAAGATAATATAGTTAAGCACTTTAACGCAGATGCGTTGGAGATGGAAGGTGCGAGTGTTGCTGTTGTTTGTGATGCTCTAAATGTTCCATTTTTTATCTTGCGTGCAATAAGCGATACAGCAGATACAGATGCAAGTTTTTCTTTTGATGAGTTTATGGAATCAAGTGCTATCATATCAGCAGAGTTTATTATGAAAATGGTTGACAAGCTTGTCGATTAAATTATCTAAAAAAATAATGTCAAAACTTGGCAAAACAAATGCTGAGTTTGAGTTGATAGAAGAGGGCGATAAAATATTAGTCGGACTTAGCGGAGGTAAAGATTCACTTACTATGATTCATGCTATGAGAGAACAGCAACGCCGTGCTCCCTTTAAGTTTGATTTTATTGCAGTGACTATTAGTTATGGCATGGGTGAAAATTATGATGACTTGAGTACACATTGTAAAAAATATGATATTGAGCATATTGTAATCGATACAAAAGTTTATGAATTAGCAAAAGAAAAAATAAGAAAAAACTCTTCATTTTGTAGCTTCTTTTCTAGAATGCGTAGAGGATATTTATATACTGCAGCGCAAGATAAAGGCTGTAATAAAGTAGCTATAGGTCATCACTTGGATGATGCGTGTGAGAGTTTTTTTATGAATTTTATTTATAATGGGCAGATGCGAAGTCTTGCTCCAAAATATAAGGCTGAAAATGGTTTGATAGTTATTCGTCCTCTTATCGGGATGCGTGAGCGCCAACTTAAAGCTTTTGTAGATGATAATAATCTAAATGCTATTGGTGATGAAGCTTGTCCTGCTATGCGCTTTGATGTAAAGATGCCACATGCTCGTGCTAATATGAAAAAAATGTTAGCTAAAATGGAAGAAGAATTCCCTCAACTTTTCACTAATCTAAATGCAGCATTTAAAAATATATCAGTTGATAGTTTTTTTGATAAAGAGAAGTTTTCACTTTAATACCTACAGTCTAAATTCTCTTCATCTTTTTCAATCTGTGTTTTTTTATTTTGAAGAGTTTCTTCTTTGATTTTGGATAAAAATTCAATAATATTATGTTGATAATGCAGAGTATCTTTATCATGAGTTAAAGCGATGATTGGCTTTAAAGATTCTACATCTATTTTTTTAGCATATCTTGGTATGATTTTTAACTCTTTTTGAATACTTGAAACTAAAGTATCGATATCTAAGCCATTATTATCTTTAACTTTTTTACTAACTCTTTTGTAGAGAGCATAAGTAAATTTACCCTATCTTCATCATTTTTATATATTTGTAAACCAATACTTTTTACGGCTACATAACTCTCTACAGTAGAATCATTATTTGAAGCTATAATAAGTGCAAATATTTTAGCACGAAACTCAAGTGAACCATGATGATGAACAAAAAATTCACGAAAAGCACTAAAAAAATAGTGTTTTAGTCTAAAACTAAGTCGCATTTAAATCCTTAATCTAAGTTACAGACCATAAATAACTTCATACTCAATGAGAAGAGAAGCTATAAGATACAAGGCGAAAGTTCGCATGAGCTACTAGTAGCTTAAAGAGCTTTTAACGAAGTAGATTGTAGCTTCTCTTCTCACCCGAAGGGCAACATTTAAAAGATTTATCTTCCGCGTTAAACTTACTTTAACGATACTCGTATCGCCAAAGAAAGTTTGCCTTGAACCTAAACCTTTTAAATGTTGTTGAGAATGAAGTTATTTATGGTCTGTAACTTATCTCTATATGGTATTATACTGAAATTATATGTTAAGAATAAGGAAAATTTTATGGGTAGAGCCTTTGAGTACAGAAAAGCATCAAAATTAAAGAGATGGGGTGCAATGTCAAAGTTGTTTCCAAAGTTAGGAAAGATTATTACGATGGCGGCAAAAGAGGGTAGTAGTGACCCAGATATGAATTCAAAGCTTCGTACTGCTATTATAAATGCAAAATCAGAAAATATGCCAAAAGATAATATTGAAGCAGCGATAAAAAGAGCATCTGCAAAAGATACAGCATCTATGCTTGAAGTAAATTATGAATGTAAGGCTCCTCATGGTGTTTTGATTTTTGTAGAATCAATGACTGATAATAATACTAGAACAGTTGCTAATGTTAAAAATATCATTACAAAAAGAGGTGGAGAACTTCTTACTAATGGCTCTTTAGAATTTATGTTTGATAGAAAAGCACTAATAGAGTTTAAACTAACTGATGAAATGGACATAGAAGAACTAGAGTTAGAACTGATAGATGCTGGATTACAAGAGATAGAAGAAGAAGATGGAGTATGTTTTGTGACAGCAGATTATACAAGCTTTGGAACACTTAATTTAGCTCTTGAAGATATGAAGATAGAGATAACAAAGGCTAATTTAGAGAGAATGGCAAATGCCCCTATATCTATATCTGAGCAACAACAAGTTGAGATTGATAAAATTTTAGAAAAACTTGAAGATGACGAAGATGTTCAAAAGGTTTTTACAAATATAGAGTAATATGAAATTTATTGATAAAATATATACAAATACTTATGAGATTAAGCAATCTAAGTTTATTGCTTACCTTACTCCTTTTTATGATTTTAAAATAACACTTGAACAGTTAAAACAAGAGCATCTAAAAGCTAGACACTTTGTTGTTGGGTATAGATATTTGAATGAGTTTGAGCAAATAATAGAGTACTCCACGGATGATGGAGAACCAAAAGGAACTTCAGGTAAGCCAAGTCTTATGGTGCTACAAGGTAACTCATTAATAAATTCTGCAGTTATTGTTGTTAGGTATTTTGGTGGAACAAAGTTGGGAACAGGAGGACTTGTTCGTGCTTATAGTGAAGCTGTAAATAATGTTATAAATACAGCAACACTAAAAGAGTATAAAAAAGAGATAGAAGTAAAAATTAGCTTTTTATATTCAAATATTAGAAAAGTTGAGTATGAATGTAAAGTGTTTAATGTTTGTGTAATAGACAAAGTATTTGACTTAGAAGCGATGTACAGCATTAAAGCAAGTGAAGAAGATATGAAAGACTTTTTGCAAAAACTACAAAGAGTAGTAAAAGTTGTTAGTTGAAGTTTTAGGCTTTATCCACCAACAGCAGCACCCATTCCCCAGATTGGTAAGAAAATACCTAATGCTAAAAGAATAACCATTGCAGCAATTATAACAAGCATAATAGGCTCTATCGCATCTGAAAGACCATCTATTATCGCATCAAAACGCATTTTATAATATTCTGCAACTTTTTGAATCATAGTATCAAGAGTACCACTATCTTCGCCAGCTCTTACCATTTGTATAACCATGTTTTCAAATAATTTTGTATCTTTTAATCCGCTGTTGAGTGTTCCACCTTTCTCAACTGTTCTTCTAACAGATAGCAGTTTTTGTTTTAATGGTAAGTTGTCTATCATTCCAATTGCTGTCTCTAATGCCTCAGCTATTGGAATACCTGCACGAATAAGTTCAGAGAAAACTAAGGTAAAACGATTTAAAGTTGAGAATTTGATAATATTTTTAATAAGGTATGCTTTGAGTAAAAACTTATGCCATCCAAATCTTATATGCGTGTAATTTCTAATCATATATTTAAAAAGTGAGAAAGATAAAAATAACCCAGCAATAACATAAAGACCGTAATTATTAAATAAATGCTCTAAAGTAAGTAATATCTGAGTAGGTAGTGGAAGTTCAACCTTCAATGAATCAAAAATTGATTTAAATTTTGGAACAACAAAAGATATTAAAATTGTAAATGCTATAGCCATCGCAATCATTACATTTCTTGGGTATGCCATAGCTTTTTTAAATTTAATAAAATTAGATCTAATTTCTTCAAGCATATCAGCCAAAGCATACAATGACTCATCAAGATTACCTGTTTTTTCTCCAAGCTCAACCATAGCTATTGTAAGGTTACCTAATTCAAAACGAAAATTTTCCATTGAAGCTGATAATGAATGACCAGAGTTTATGTCATCTGCAAGCCTTCCAAAAACATGTTCTAATGCTTGATCATCTGTTGATTCGGCTATTTCACTTAAGGAATCATATATTGAAATACCAGCATTTGTCATAACGGCAAGTTGTCTAATAGATGCTATTAGTGTATCTGGTTTGATTTTTCTTTTTTTAATATTTTGAAATAAGTTTGCTTGAAACCTTTTTAGTTGTGCTTCTAGAGGCTCTTGACCTTCTACAACTTTGATGATTATTCCAGAGTATTTTAACTTTGCATAATCATTTGCTTCTTTTTTATCTTTTGCATAAAGAGGAATTTCTTCTCTTTTACCTTTTGTAAGAATCGTTGCAACATAATACTTCATACTTTTGCCACCCTTAATACTTCTTCTAAACTTGTTATACCGTCCAGAGCTTTTTGAATACCATTTTCAAATATTCCAATAAAACCATCTTCTACTGCTTGAGCAAGCATAGCATCTTTTGGAGCACCTTTAGCAATCAGAGATGACATAGCTTCTGTTATAGTTAAGACTTCACATATCATCTCTCTGCCCATATATCCAGTATCGTTACATTCTTTACATCCTGTACCTTTGTAAAAAATTGCTTTTTTTGGAATATATTGTTCAAAATCCTCTAGTGTTGATGATGGAATTTTTTCTATTACTTTACATTTGGTACAAATTTTTCTAACTAGCCTTTGTGCTTGAATAGCAACTAATGCTCCACTAATGAGATAATTTTCAATTCCCATATCAACCATACGAGGAATTGCACTAATTGAGTCATTTGTGTGAAGAGTTGAGATAACCATATGCCCTGTAAGAGCCGCTTTAATAGCTATTTCTAAAGTTTCTTGATCCCGAATTTCACCAATCATAATTTTGTCTGGATCTTGTCTTAAAATTGAACGAAGAGCAGCTGCAAAAGTAAGACCAACTTTTGGATTTACTTGAACTTGTTGAATAAGATTCATTCTATACTCAACAGGGTCTTCAACTGTAATAACTTTATCTTCTACATTTCTAAGTTCATTTAATGCACCATAAAGAGTTGTTGTTTTACCACTACCAGTAGGTCCTGTAACTAAGATAATACCAAATGGTTCTTGTAAACCTTTTAAAAGCTTGTTGTAACTTAAAGTATCCATACCAGCATCTTCTAGTTTAACAAGTGCTTTTTCTTTATCAAGTACACGCATAACGATAGACTCGCCATAAAGAATAGGAAGAGTAGATATACGAAAGTCAAACTCTCTATCTCCAACAGCAGTAGAAAAACGACCATCTTGAGGTTTCCTTTTTTCAGCAATATCAAGATTAGCTAAAAGTTTAAGTCTAGATGCTAAAGGTGGATAGATGTCTTTATCAAATATTTGTACTTCTGTAAGTTTACCATCTATTCTAGCTCGTACTACACAGTTTTTTTCTGTTGGTTCTATATGAACATCACTCGCTCTGCTTCGAATACAAGTTTTTAAAATAACATCAATTAACAATAAAATAGATGAAGCTTCTTGCTGTTCTTCTAGTGTAGTAATAGAATTTAGCTCATCTCGAATTTTTTTGATTAAATCTTTTACACTGTTTTGTAATTCAACCTTATACAAATAAGAGAGGATTTGTTTTTTTGTTGCGCAAGCAATTTTTAATATTTTTCTAGGGAAGAGTCTTTGTATAGCTTCTTCTGCCTCAATATTTAGAGGATCACAAAAAGCGACTGTTACACTCATATCATCTTGAGAAATAGGGATAAATGTGAATTTTTTTAGTTGAGCAAAAGGAATTCTACTTATTAATTGGTAATCCATGTCGATAGCATCTAAGTCTAAAAAGAATAAATCTAAACCTGCTGATAGTTTTTGTAGTACTTCTTTTTCACCGATATAATCATAGTTTTCAATAATAGATAATTCATAGATACCATTTCTTATTTGTTCAACTATGAAACGAACAAGTCTGTCCATAGTCATAAAGCCAGATAGTGTTATATCTCTTAATATTAGGTCAGAACTTAAACCTTTTGCTAAAAGTCTATTAACTTGACCTTGCATAATTGAGCCATTTGCAAGTAAATCAGTAGTTATTCTATCCATAGATTATCCTAGCTTTACCAGTAAACATGGCGTTTTATAGTTATTGTATCATAAAACTCTTCAATCACTATCTTCTTAATTCTTACATTTTTTTCTAAATACAACTTGTATGTTAGCTTTTTATCTTTTTCATCTTCAAAAAGATAAAAAGCTCTTGGTTCGTGTTTTCCAAGTTTTGCATAAAAATCAAAAATTTTTGATAGTACATAATTCGTAGTAGGTAAATCTAAAGATGATAAGTCATAATTGTCAATAAGAGCATGATATAAAAGTTTTTTTTGCATTAATATTACAGAAAAGTAAGCAGAGTTAGCACGAGATTCAGGAGAAAATTTTAAAAGTGCTATTGGTATAGCTAGTCTGTCAAGGTAGTCTGAGTTCAGACAAGAAAAAGCATATAATGATACAAATTCTTCATCTTTTTTATTTTGTTTAAAATTATCAAAA
Coding sequences:
- a CDS encoding biopolymer transporter ExbD, with the protein product MIYDWEDKPELNITPLVDVMLVLLAILMVIAPNIIYEENIKLPQGSMSKQLSKISPVHISIDKELNVKINKDNYSLHEFMDNFFLYSKKLDLKATVLISADKSLEYGVVMSVLAAVKQAGFSEVSLATNG
- a CDS encoding cell envelope integrity protein TolA, with amino-acid sequence MANNNSYFYISGLISISLFSFFSFIVFFMMVSTSKVNIFALKKDTFITISLELPDIQTKAAQSLSEPKDVNIDDLFNDVWTKKINKKKKVEKKVDNKRLTDISKKSKKIKVTNEKNIQKSIEITKDNELKKSSTADEVNEYLAKIQALVYQNFIPPPNSQGHSVKAVIELTSLGKLIDFRILVYSENSSLNDECDKIKERLRVVLFPTNIQNQSFRATINLIPENKEKF
- the tolB gene encoding Tol-Pal system protein TolB, producing the protein MKILLSWIFIVSLSFANDATIDVIKKVESLPTIAVEDSSISYDDTFRLRFFKTLVADLNVISLFNVDRYHRQTHYNNTDVVVENKNMDFVLRYKMSEDDDGALNVELKLLKNNEVVLQKKYRINRKNVYVFIAHTIAYDINKYMEASSVEWMKRRVIFSRVIGPKKTEIVIADYTLAYQHTMVKGGFSIFPKWANKEQTAFYYTALDMKKPTLKYVDIKTGKSKAIISSDGMMICSDVSNDSKKLLLTMAPKGQPDIYLYDTQSFKTKRITRYGGIDVNAQFVNDKKIVFISGRLGYPNVFSKVIGNSSVEQMVYYGKSNAACSTYGEYIVYKSRESSNAFSKNTFNLHLISTKTDFIRRLTATGVNEFPRFSKDGDAILFIKNYKNQSSIGIIRLNHNKNYLFPLKYGKLQAMDW
- a CDS encoding OmpA family protein; this encodes MKSLVISSIAIAMLVFSGCSDKTPAVDEKAEKVVKAQEVDSVKTETVSVTDVAVGENSMSNSDSNEMMMANLEKELLSVYFDYDKFNVRADMQDKVTNSATLANGTAGAFTVKLEGNCDEWGSDEYNFALGLKRASAVKKALVAEGVDAGRITMVSYGESNPACNDKTKDCWAKNRRVDFKLLP
- a CDS encoding tetratricopeptide repeat protein, whose product is MNKSFLVAFLATISACSILNAEPSAFGAGDLDNSKPYGLTSSEKVILQNKKNLKKVVVKSNNQANRVDSLRERIDGLQTIIEGLSKKSQENKFNLKSLDKKNSDELLNVNEYEKRLSVVSQKNSQDIQKLQELSDELSLLLKDINKNYVSKDKFNILVNDFNKFRELVVKELKTKSTSTKSKFDGMSNAKIAKEARKLYDKKYYTKSMEYYLHLIEKNYKPARAHYMVGEMKYYRKNYSDAIAYFKKSASSYSKASYMPLLMLHTAVAMQKTGDNKNAISFYKGIISKYPDSSQASTAKNKLNKMK
- a CDS encoding peptidylprolyl isomerase, coding for MAIEANQIVSIEYEVRDGETVVDSNVGGAPLVFMFGKGQIIPGLENGIVDMNIGEKADILVKPEDAYGELKPEAKQEVPKDQFSGIDLEVGMTLYGQGEDGGTVQVIVKEIGEENIIIDFNHPLAGKSLMFAVTVNNVREASAEEAMTGVPQENKQDDECCGTGGGTGCGCN
- a CDS encoding Fis family transcriptional regulator, giving the protein MALVVDATNFITACDSSAQAFKTATLLKTLSVNALIVGEIGVGKKTLAQYILPDAPVIEASEYNEILTTLQSVNEIIILNLENSPNIKNIISVINTNKIRVIATIKNSFVNEYLDDIFSVKFDIPPLTQRSEDVDELVKKFAHEASLLFSSSMKFNSKNFTPDLSQNSKSLKRQVMIHSLLGDIKDVELMEIIENFLINKLGSQSDYRNFLYLYEAPLIKAGLAKFKSQLQLSDKLGLNRNTLRKKIADNKKYL